Proteins from a single region of Mycoplasma leachii PG50:
- the eno gene encoding phosphopyruvate hydratase: MSRIERIFAREILDSRGTPTVEVEVWTEFGGYGCAKAPSGASTGVNEALELRDGDKARYNGKGVLKAVKNVNEIIAPKLIGVDALDQLTVDRIMLDLDGTEFKTKLGANGILAVSLAVAKAAASELDIPLYKYLGGVQAKKLPVPMLNVINGGEHADSAIDFQEFMIMPVGAKSFSEALRWSSETFQALKSLLKSKKDITAVGDEGGFAPNFEWAYEKHDLKSFKAKTPAEIALDLLVEAIKKAGYKPGKDGIMIAMDCASSELYLEDKKYHFKKIEKVTNQEWSLTTDEMISYLEKLVDNYPIVSIEDGLAETDWEGFSKLTAKIGDKVQIVGDDLFTTNPKFIKQGINKKAANSTLIKLNQIGTLSETIEAITMTQKAGWTAVVSHRSGETEDTTIADLAVAFNTGQIKTGSMSRSDRIAKYNRLLQIESELDKNAVYDGLEAFYNLKK; encoded by the coding sequence ATGTCAAGAATAGAAAGAATTTTCGCTCGTGAAATTCTAGATTCAAGAGGAACACCAACAGTTGAAGTTGAAGTTTGAACTGAATTTGGTGGATATGGTTGTGCTAAAGCTCCTTCTGGTGCTTCAACTGGAGTTAATGAAGCTTTAGAATTAAGAGATGGAGATAAAGCTCGTTATAATGGTAAAGGTGTATTAAAAGCAGTTAAAAATGTTAATGAAATAATTGCACCTAAATTAATTGGAGTTGATGCTTTAGATCAATTAACAGTAGATAGAATAATGTTAGATTTAGATGGAACAGAATTTAAAACTAAATTAGGAGCTAATGGAATTTTAGCTGTTTCTTTAGCTGTTGCAAAAGCTGCTGCTAGTGAATTAGATATTCCATTATATAAATATTTAGGTGGAGTTCAAGCAAAAAAACTACCAGTTCCTATGTTAAATGTTATTAATGGTGGAGAACATGCTGATTCAGCTATTGATTTTCAAGAATTTATGATTATGCCAGTTGGAGCAAAATCATTTAGTGAAGCTTTAAGATGATCTTCTGAAACTTTTCAAGCTTTAAAATCATTATTAAAATCTAAAAAAGATATTACTGCTGTTGGAGATGAAGGTGGATTTGCACCTAATTTTGAATGAGCGTATGAAAAACACGATTTAAAATCATTTAAAGCAAAAACACCAGCTGAAATCGCTTTAGATCTATTAGTTGAAGCTATTAAAAAAGCAGGATATAAACCAGGAAAAGATGGAATTATGATCGCGATGGATTGTGCTTCATCTGAACTATATTTAGAAGATAAAAAATATCATTTTAAAAAAATTGAAAAAGTAACTAATCAAGAATGATCATTAACTACAGATGAAATGATTTCATATTTAGAAAAACTTGTTGATAATTATCCAATTGTTTCAATTGAAGATGGATTAGCTGAAACTGACTGAGAAGGATTTAGTAAATTAACTGCTAAAATTGGAGATAAAGTGCAAATTGTTGGAGATGACTTATTTACAACTAATCCTAAATTTATTAAACAAGGTATTAATAAAAAAGCTGCAAACTCAACTTTAATTAAACTAAACCAAATTGGTACTTTAAGTGAAACTATTGAAGCAATCACTATGACTCAAAAAGCGGGATGAACTGCAGTTGTATCACATAGATCTGGAGAAACTGAAGATACAACTATTGCTGATTTAGCTGTTGCATTTAACACAGGACAAATTAAAACTGGATCAATGTCAAGAAGTGATAGAATTGCAAAATACAATAGATTATTACAAATTGAATCTGAACTTGATAAAAATGCTGTATATGATGGATTAGAAGCATTTTATAATTTAAAAAAATAA